A single region of the Mesotoga sp. BH458_6_3_2_1 genome encodes:
- a CDS encoding thioesterase family protein, giving the protein MLDFEHLKSLIGKKYTEAVTLTDVSLRWSERYDFELLNLLSTSGLMKIVHNCGHKIIADFESESLVSVVSESFIRHHSPLLMDEELLVHIKIESVSDNAEVRFSGSVDQLGSEAGSFEFSRKFISTDFLRRVFGA; this is encoded by the coding sequence ATGCTGGATTTCGAGCATTTAAAGTCGTTGATAGGCAAGAAATACACCGAAGCGGTGACTCTAACCGATGTATCGTTGAGATGGTCAGAGAGATACGATTTTGAACTGCTGAACCTCCTTTCCACGAGCGGTTTGATGAAGATTGTTCATAATTGTGGTCACAAAATTATCGCTGACTTTGAATCTGAGTCCCTTGTCTCGGTAGTATCTGAGAGTTTTATCAGGCATCATTCTCCTCTGTTGATGGATGAGGAGCTGTTAGTACATATAAAGATTGAATCCGTTTCTGACAATGCCGAGGTTCGATTTTCGGGGTCGGTAGACCAACTTGGTTCGGAAGCAGGTTCTTTTGAGTTCTCGCGGAAATTCATCTCTACTGACTTTCTCAGGAGAGTGTTTGGTGCGTAG
- the ftsH gene encoding ATP-dependent zinc metalloprotease FtsH, with protein sequence MDQKPRIGMILFYVVLGIFLLIALRGLYPSETSVVVPYTKFLDDFNNIIDIVIYDNGKVMYITGDNPRRSLETYVPSQTLVTQTFQNHIDRLAERGVNITFERGSDSLFWVNLLGTIIPLAIIIFIWFFLMRSMSGRNSQAFTFTKSPAKKYVSTDKKVTFKDVAGVEEAQQELADIVSYLKDPTVFADTGARMPKGLLLVGPPGTGKTLLARAVAGEAGVPFFFISGSDFVELFVGVGAARVRDLFTQAKSSAPAILFIDEIDAVGRHRGAGLGGGHDEREQTLNQILVEMDGFDAKTDVIVIAATNRPDILDKALLRPGRFDKKISVDPPDLKGRSEILKIHMRGKPIDPEVDVQLLGRRTPGFVGADLENLINEAAILSARKKKKMIGMTELEEAIDRVLAGPAKRSRIISEREKKILAYHELGHAVVGLILPKAFPVHKVTIIPRGTSTLGFTESLPLEDRYLITKSELLDNMSQALGGRAAEDLVFGEITTGAASDLERASAMARSMVTQFGMSERLGPIAWGKEEDEVFLGRELTRMKNYSEEIASEIDSEVKTIVLTCYEKAKRVLSDHRKKLDEAADYLLQKETISGRELAEILELKAGNYYKDDLEAVDIAPGANASDPEITKKLE encoded by the coding sequence GTGGATCAGAAGCCCAGGATTGGAATGATCTTGTTTTACGTTGTTTTGGGCATTTTTCTGCTGATTGCTCTCAGGGGCCTATATCCATCTGAGACAAGTGTTGTAGTTCCCTACACGAAGTTCCTGGATGACTTCAATAACATTATTGATATAGTTATTTATGACAACGGGAAGGTCATGTACATAACAGGAGATAATCCGAGAAGATCTCTTGAGACTTATGTCCCTTCTCAAACTCTCGTAACCCAGACTTTTCAGAATCACATTGACCGTTTAGCTGAAAGGGGAGTAAATATAACATTTGAACGAGGTAGTGACTCTCTCTTCTGGGTCAACCTGCTAGGTACTATCATTCCTTTGGCGATAATAATTTTCATCTGGTTCTTCCTTATGAGATCAATGTCAGGAAGAAACTCTCAGGCTTTCACATTCACTAAGAGCCCTGCGAAGAAATACGTCAGTACAGACAAAAAGGTGACCTTCAAAGATGTTGCGGGAGTAGAGGAAGCTCAACAAGAACTGGCTGATATTGTGAGCTATCTTAAGGATCCGACTGTTTTTGCTGATACGGGTGCGAGAATGCCGAAAGGACTGTTGCTTGTCGGTCCTCCTGGAACAGGAAAGACACTTCTTGCAAGGGCAGTTGCAGGTGAAGCCGGTGTTCCCTTTTTCTTCATAAGCGGTTCAGATTTCGTGGAACTTTTCGTTGGAGTTGGAGCTGCAAGGGTTAGAGATCTCTTCACCCAGGCTAAGTCCTCGGCACCTGCTATTCTCTTTATTGATGAAATCGATGCCGTGGGAAGGCATAGAGGAGCTGGACTTGGTGGCGGCCACGATGAGAGAGAACAAACACTGAATCAGATCCTCGTAGAAATGGACGGTTTTGATGCAAAGACGGATGTAATTGTAATCGCTGCAACAAATAGGCCCGATATTCTTGACAAGGCTTTGTTAAGGCCTGGAAGATTCGACAAGAAAATCTCCGTTGATCCGCCAGATTTGAAGGGAAGATCGGAAATTCTCAAAATTCACATGCGTGGAAAACCAATAGATCCCGAGGTAGATGTGCAGCTTCTCGGTAGGAGAACTCCTGGATTTGTAGGGGCTGATCTTGAGAACCTGATTAATGAGGCAGCGATTCTATCGGCCAGAAAGAAGAAAAAGATGATAGGAATGACCGAACTTGAAGAAGCTATCGACAGAGTGCTCGCGGGCCCGGCAAAAAGGTCCAGGATAATAAGTGAAAGAGAGAAAAAGATACTTGCCTATCATGAGCTTGGTCACGCCGTGGTCGGATTGATACTTCCAAAGGCCTTTCCAGTCCACAAAGTTACGATTATTCCTCGTGGGACTTCAACGCTGGGCTTCACGGAGAGCCTTCCCTTGGAAGATAGGTATCTCATAACCAAGTCTGAACTCCTGGATAACATGTCTCAAGCACTGGGAGGCAGGGCCGCCGAGGATCTTGTATTTGGTGAAATAACGACGGGAGCTGCAAGTGATCTTGAAAGGGCAAGCGCCATGGCAAGAAGCATGGTTACTCAGTTCGGAATGAGTGAGAGATTGGGGCCAATTGCCTGGGGCAAGGAAGAAGATGAGGTCTTTCTTGGAAGAGAACTGACCAGAATGAAGAATTATTCAGAGGAGATTGCCAGTGAAATCGATTCTGAGGTAAAGACAATAGTTCTTACTTGTTATGAAAAGGCGAAGAGAGTTCTCTCCGATCATAGGAAGAAGCTCGATGAAGCGGCAGATTACCTTCTCCAGAAGGAGACCATCTCCGGCAGAGAACTTGCAGAGATTCTGGAACTGAAAGCCGGCAACTATTATAAGGATGACCTTGAAGCGGTAGATATTGCGCCTGGAGCAAATGCATCAGATCCTGAGATCACCAAAAAACTGGAGTGA
- a CDS encoding thymidine phosphorylase produces MRTYDIIMKKRNGLPNTKEELCSLIRGFVSGDVPDYQMAAWLMSVYFNHLNSEERFYLTEIMIDSGEKIQLSSINGTKVDKHSTGGVGDKVTLVVGPIVAAAGLVFAKLSGRGLGHTGGTIDKLESIPGFVTSLSIEEFEQQSERIGIALAGQTAQVALADKKLYALRDVTATVDEISLIASSIMSKKLAIDSDGILLDVKIGTGAFMKCLEEARELALAMIDIGKRKGRTTKAVISDMNQPLGIAVGNSLEVAEAIETLKGAGPGDFSHLCRVIASQMLVIGGVANVKDAEEVVDRLIVSGEAVSKFDEFVSAQGGPEGFSEQYDTYFRRAAFVKEVRSSSDGYVRSVDAESIGLICMRLGAGRAKKEDVVDPSVGLEVLKKIGDRVQEGEPIAIIHVNNENMIEKEIEAIKKSFVLSEQKSTPPPIVYEVL; encoded by the coding sequence ATGAGGACATACGACATAATCATGAAAAAGCGAAACGGACTCCCGAACACAAAGGAAGAGCTTTGTTCTCTAATAAGGGGTTTTGTTAGTGGCGATGTGCCCGATTATCAGATGGCAGCATGGTTAATGTCAGTGTATTTTAATCACCTAAATTCAGAAGAGAGATTCTATTTGACAGAAATAATGATTGATTCCGGAGAGAAGATTCAGCTTTCATCCATTAATGGCACGAAAGTAGATAAGCACTCTACTGGAGGTGTCGGGGACAAAGTGACATTGGTTGTTGGACCTATCGTTGCGGCTGCAGGTCTAGTCTTCGCCAAGTTATCTGGAAGAGGTCTGGGTCATACGGGTGGGACTATTGATAAACTTGAGTCAATTCCAGGGTTTGTGACTTCACTGAGTATTGAGGAGTTTGAGCAACAGTCAGAGCGGATTGGAATTGCACTGGCCGGTCAGACTGCACAGGTTGCGTTAGCAGACAAGAAGCTGTACGCCTTGAGAGACGTTACTGCGACAGTTGATGAGATTTCACTTATTGCCTCAAGTATAATGAGCAAGAAACTCGCAATCGATTCAGATGGAATACTGCTTGATGTCAAAATTGGGACAGGCGCCTTCATGAAGTGTCTAGAAGAAGCCAGAGAGCTTGCACTTGCTATGATCGATATAGGAAAGAGGAAGGGGAGGACGACAAAGGCTGTAATAAGCGATATGAATCAGCCTTTGGGGATCGCTGTCGGTAACTCGTTGGAAGTCGCAGAAGCAATAGAGACACTTAAGGGAGCCGGTCCCGGTGACTTCAGTCACCTTTGCAGAGTTATTGCGAGTCAGATGCTAGTAATTGGTGGCGTTGCAAATGTGAAAGATGCCGAAGAGGTTGTTGATCGTCTAATAGTCTCCGGAGAAGCAGTAAGCAAGTTCGATGAATTCGTCAGTGCTCAAGGTGGGCCTGAAGGTTTTTCAGAGCAGTATGACACATATTTCAGAAGAGCCGCTTTTGTGAAGGAAGTCAGATCTAGTTCCGATGGATATGTGAGATCTGTCGACGCAGAATCAATAGGGCTTATCTGTATGAGACTGGGTGCTGGAAGAGCGAAGAAGGAAGATGTCGTGGATCCTTCCGTGGGCTTGGAGGTCTTGAAGAAAATTGGAGATAGAGTCCAAGAGGGTGAGCCTATCGCAATAATTCATGTGAATAATGAAAATATGATTGAGAAGGAGATCGAAGCGATTAAAAAGAGCTTTGTGCTTTCAGAACAGAAGTCCACACCTCCTCCTATAGTCTACGAAGTGCTTTAA
- a CDS encoding radical SAM protein, which yields MRRPRDKRSWDEYELVSNLKSRERFIKNLESFGDVRVAIIYPNSYEVGSASLSTHVLLKKFNEIGSVRAERFFYSSGFSKYYSFDSLTPLDEFRIWSFSVHFELDLLNVFDILNRFSIPLKREERNSFHPVILIGGAMTYFSDVLLAEVGDVVYKGDLSEEFLGCLSSVDHRMSREEIVAAMTTKRVEPAFSNSLGESVYITPDSVFGDRYLIEIGRGCYRKCKFCVAGHRFGRPRFRGLKDTIDLMDSVSPITKRFGLVAATVTDYPNVEEVAGHCIEKGYELSVSSLRLDSLSSTLLKTLRLSKQSSFTIAPEGGSQRMRDAFSKGISDRDIVKALELGRENGFRKVKMYYIFGAVFEDSEDRQGIVRTAKKAKRMGYSSVTLSLNPLIPKPGTPFEGMPMESIGNLRKYEREIRSELAMEGIKIDFESLRESQIQFALANIDKERCRELLGYVVRGIDPTPILSKYAEEVNSKRKEWNKHGKEEYSGR from the coding sequence GTGCGTAGACCGAGAGACAAAAGAAGCTGGGATGAGTACGAATTAGTTTCTAATCTTAAATCTAGGGAACGGTTTATTAAGAATCTGGAGAGTTTTGGAGATGTAAGAGTGGCAATCATTTATCCAAACTCTTATGAAGTAGGAAGCGCAAGTTTGTCAACTCACGTGTTACTGAAGAAGTTTAATGAAATAGGGAGTGTGAGAGCGGAGAGGTTTTTTTACAGCAGTGGTTTTTCGAAGTACTATTCCTTTGATTCGCTTACGCCCCTAGATGAATTCAGAATCTGGTCTTTTTCGGTACATTTTGAACTCGATTTGCTAAACGTCTTTGACATTCTTAATAGGTTCTCCATTCCCCTCAAGAGAGAGGAAAGGAACAGTTTTCACCCGGTAATCCTCATTGGTGGTGCCATGACTTACTTCAGTGACGTCCTTCTTGCCGAAGTTGGTGATGTTGTCTACAAAGGAGATTTGAGCGAAGAGTTCCTCGGTTGTCTCTCTTCTGTAGACCATCGAATGAGTAGAGAAGAGATTGTCGCTGCTATGACTACAAAACGAGTGGAACCGGCCTTCTCGAACTCTCTTGGAGAAAGTGTCTACATTACCCCAGATTCTGTTTTTGGAGATCGATACCTAATTGAGATCGGCAGAGGATGCTACAGAAAATGCAAGTTCTGTGTAGCGGGACACAGATTCGGTAGGCCAAGGTTTAGAGGATTGAAGGATACAATTGATCTCATGGATTCCGTTTCTCCAATAACTAAGAGATTTGGCCTTGTGGCAGCAACGGTTACTGACTATCCGAATGTTGAGGAAGTAGCCGGACACTGTATAGAAAAAGGCTATGAGCTGTCCGTTTCTTCACTCAGACTGGATTCTCTTTCAAGTACTCTATTGAAAACACTTAGGCTTTCAAAGCAGAGCTCATTTACAATTGCTCCAGAAGGAGGAAGTCAAAGAATGAGGGATGCCTTTTCAAAAGGGATAAGTGACAGAGATATTGTGAAGGCGCTCGAACTTGGAAGGGAGAACGGGTTCCGGAAAGTGAAGATGTACTATATTTTTGGTGCGGTATTTGAAGACTCTGAAGACAGGCAAGGGATAGTGAGAACGGCCAAAAAAGCAAAAAGAATGGGATACTCAAGTGTTACTTTGAGTCTCAATCCTCTGATTCCGAAACCGGGAACTCCATTTGAAGGAATGCCAATGGAGTCAATAGGAAATCTTAGAAAGTATGAAAGGGAGATTCGATCGGAATTGGCAATGGAGGGAATAAAGATTGATTTCGAGAGCCTTAGAGAGTCGCAAATTCAATTTGCCCTTGCCAATATCGATAAGGAAAGATGTAGAGAATTACTCGGATACGTAGTACGTGGAATTGATCCAACACCTATTCTGAGCAAATATGCAGAGGAAGTGAATTCGAAACGGAAGGAGTGGAATAAGCATGGCAAAGAAGAGTATTCTGGTCGTTGA
- a CDS encoding cell wall metabolism sensor histidine kinase WalK, which yields MILFRHEKQKNERLEAAKRRFADLVEVPRSAEFIFIYKKVQQLVSKIEEDMSSLNARIENLVTIFDNLSDAFLIVAEDGKIEYANKAAQELSSKQIVGRKISEGIDNYYIGDLFEDSVRTQENQESEITIYYPKRTIRECKIMRVPLKNDVRYLILLRDITKEKEVEAMRRDFVANVSHELRTPLTSIHGYAETLAEDDLEDKETVYRFLSIIENESARMTRLINDLLDLEKLESGEASFSKEDVELGEVVKYVMRIVEPLANEKDVSVNVDMEEGIFVEGDFDRLVQLLLNLIDNAVKYTFAKEHGPREIWLRAFAQNNHAMIEVEDTGVGIPEDSLNHIFERFYRVDKARSRKMGGTGLGLAITRFIIEKHGGAISLESEYGTGTIIKVKLPLKKVFE from the coding sequence TTGATTCTGTTCAGACACGAAAAACAGAAAAATGAGAGATTAGAAGCCGCCAAAAGGCGCTTCGCGGATCTCGTTGAAGTTCCAAGAAGCGCCGAGTTTATCTTCATATATAAGAAGGTCCAGCAACTGGTCTCGAAAATCGAAGAGGATATGTCCTCTCTTAACGCCAGAATCGAGAATCTAGTCACAATTTTCGATAATCTTAGCGATGCCTTCTTGATAGTAGCAGAGGATGGAAAGATAGAATACGCAAACAAAGCCGCCCAAGAGCTTTCCAGCAAGCAAATTGTTGGAAGAAAAATAAGCGAAGGGATAGATAACTACTACATCGGTGATTTGTTTGAAGATTCGGTTAGAACTCAGGAAAACCAGGAATCCGAGATAACTATATACTATCCCAAGAGAACAATAAGAGAGTGCAAAATAATGAGAGTGCCTCTTAAAAACGACGTTAGATACCTCATACTTTTGCGAGACATAACTAAAGAAAAGGAAGTCGAGGCAATGAGAAGAGACTTTGTTGCCAACGTTTCTCACGAACTCAGGACACCCCTGACATCAATTCATGGGTATGCTGAAACGCTTGCTGAAGATGATCTTGAAGACAAAGAGACGGTCTACAGGTTCCTGTCAATTATCGAAAACGAATCCGCCAGAATGACGAGACTGATCAACGATTTGCTTGATCTGGAGAAGCTTGAATCTGGTGAAGCCTCTTTCAGTAAGGAAGATGTCGAACTTGGAGAAGTAGTCAAGTATGTCATGAGGATTGTTGAACCGCTCGCAAACGAGAAAGATGTCTCTGTCAATGTTGACATGGAAGAGGGAATCTTTGTAGAGGGTGACTTTGACAGACTCGTACAGCTTCTTCTAAATCTGATTGATAACGCCGTTAAGTATACTTTTGCAAAGGAACACGGGCCGAGAGAGATCTGGCTGAGAGCTTTTGCGCAGAACAACCATGCGATGATAGAAGTGGAAGACACTGGAGTTGGGATACCTGAAGATTCTCTAAATCATATTTTCGAGCGCTTTTATAGAGTAGATAAGGCACGATCTAGAAAGATGGGTGGTACCGGCTTGGGGCTGGCAATTACGAGGTTCATAATCGAGAAACACGGAGGCGCGATTTCTCTTGAAAGTGAATATGGAACGGGGACAATCATAAAGGTAAAGCTACCACTTAAGAAGGTGTTTGAATGA
- a CDS encoding phosphodiester glycosidase family protein, giving the protein MRRIFVICFLFLSFVSSAKNLIYLDERGQTRVFTDAVVTERSMDFVKLEIIGELIRGVVVSQSLRQEETIMILPSGIIVSLSHENQRATVEFGSEFENSLIIKDDKVHVNAELLAAITGKSFFSESEALILYSQPLTVKSIDNRQDSISITLDRDILPDFFTIWWTGSGSLAVTLRPAKIDPFLAYDGMTVTTGRGFVKISAEKPWPDVEYEIKGRTLILRGKSGMGRTIQQETSFDFDLNIFESYAGGQKFTMSFLEMNSAKFSFEIELANDRISGLEKATDTLRRSGAQIMINGGYFDQNQNLPIGLLVRNGEVLGLPTLGRPAIYFTEEGRVHVSRMDIIYLARFDDRFVQITGVNSPYRGEAVLYTDEYRNGIPEFDDFVYLSIRDGRIISKGFVSRVEKGLDVLVLSPSSLQKISDSVSVGRAVSLELLNSYGERITGAVEGGPMIIHNSRPVTDYERNYYSASLLDVRAPRTLVGVKVTGEVVFIVIDGYQQSSYGLTFKEMIEFFKDKGFFSLMCLDGGKSSVMSVNGEIINSPSSGVPSLPVIITGSRK; this is encoded by the coding sequence ATGAGACGAATTTTCGTTATTTGTTTTCTGTTTCTTTCGTTCGTTTCCTCAGCAAAGAATCTGATTTATCTCGACGAAAGAGGACAGACGAGGGTATTTACTGATGCAGTAGTTACTGAGCGGTCTATGGATTTCGTTAAACTTGAAATAATTGGAGAGCTCATAAGGGGCGTAGTTGTTTCTCAGTCTCTTCGTCAGGAAGAGACAATAATGATTCTTCCTTCAGGGATCATCGTATCTCTCTCCCATGAGAATCAGAGGGCTACAGTCGAGTTTGGGAGCGAATTTGAAAACTCACTGATTATAAAAGACGACAAGGTCCACGTCAACGCAGAATTGCTTGCGGCGATAACCGGTAAGTCTTTTTTCAGCGAAAGCGAGGCGCTGATACTTTATTCTCAGCCGCTAACTGTCAAAAGTATTGACAATCGGCAGGATTCAATATCGATAACGTTAGACAGAGATATACTTCCAGATTTTTTTACGATATGGTGGACTGGGAGCGGTTCGTTGGCCGTGACTCTAAGGCCCGCGAAGATTGATCCATTCCTGGCATATGATGGAATGACTGTGACCACGGGGAGGGGTTTCGTGAAGATATCTGCTGAGAAACCGTGGCCTGACGTCGAGTATGAGATAAAGGGAAGAACGTTGATTCTTAGGGGAAAGAGTGGAATGGGGAGGACTATACAGCAGGAAACCAGTTTTGATTTTGATCTGAACATATTCGAATCCTATGCGGGCGGTCAGAAATTCACAATGTCCTTCCTTGAAATGAATAGTGCAAAGTTCTCTTTCGAAATTGAGCTTGCAAATGATAGAATCTCCGGACTGGAAAAGGCAACTGACACTCTCAGAAGAAGCGGTGCGCAGATAATGATAAACGGTGGCTATTTCGATCAGAATCAGAATCTTCCTATCGGTCTTCTTGTGAGAAATGGAGAGGTCCTCGGACTCCCTACTCTTGGTAGACCCGCAATTTACTTCACTGAGGAGGGCAGAGTCCACGTTTCCAGGATGGACATAATCTATCTGGCAAGATTCGATGACCGTTTTGTACAGATCACGGGAGTCAATTCTCCGTACAGAGGAGAGGCGGTTCTATACACTGACGAATACCGTAACGGTATCCCAGAATTTGACGACTTCGTTTACCTTTCAATAAGAGACGGTAGGATAATTAGCAAGGGTTTTGTTTCTAGAGTGGAGAAGGGCTTAGATGTTCTCGTTCTTTCACCTTCATCGCTTCAGAAAATATCGGATTCAGTCTCAGTGGGTAGAGCAGTTTCGCTGGAGCTTCTGAATTCCTATGGCGAGAGGATAACGGGAGCCGTCGAAGGTGGACCAATGATCATACATAATAGTAGGCCGGTCACTGATTACGAAAGGAACTACTATTCAGCATCGCTTCTTGATGTCAGAGCTCCAAGAACACTTGTTGGAGTAAAAGTGACTGGGGAAGTTGTTTTTATAGTGATCGACGGCTACCAACAGAGCAGCTATGGCTTAACTTTCAAAGAGATGATAGAATTTTTCAAAGACAAGGGATTCTTTTCCTTGATGTGTCTTGATGGTGGGAAGTCTTCTGTAATGTCTGTGAATGGTGAAATAATCAACTCACCTTCTTCAGGAGTGCCTTCTCTACCCGTAATTATTACTGGGTCGCGTAAATAG
- a CDS encoding response regulator transcription factor: MAKKSILVVDDEPSIVELLTFNLKKEGYDVLKAYDAEEALKIAEDNETDMFIVDIMLPGMDGFELVRNLRATEKFRQTPVIFLSAKSEEFDKVLGLELGADDYITKPFSVREVLARIRAVFRRIQQSAQAKEERPKKILARDLEIDTEKYEVRVRNRMVSLTPLEFELLRFLAENEGKVFSRDVLLDKLWGYDYYGDTRTVDVHIRRLRTKIEEDASNPKYIITVRGKGYKFRDPGKED; this comes from the coding sequence ATGGCAAAGAAGAGTATTCTGGTCGTTGACGATGAACCTTCGATCGTGGAACTCCTAACTTTCAATCTGAAGAAGGAGGGCTATGATGTACTTAAAGCCTATGATGCCGAAGAAGCATTGAAGATCGCCGAAGATAACGAAACAGACATGTTCATCGTCGATATTATGCTTCCTGGAATGGATGGATTCGAGCTGGTCAGAAATCTCAGAGCCACTGAAAAGTTCAGACAGACACCTGTGATTTTTTTGAGTGCCAAGAGTGAAGAATTCGACAAGGTGTTGGGGCTTGAGCTTGGCGCAGATGATTACATCACTAAGCCATTCAGTGTAAGAGAAGTGTTAGCTAGAATCAGAGCAGTGTTTAGAAGAATTCAGCAAAGTGCTCAGGCAAAAGAGGAAAGGCCAAAGAAGATACTTGCCAGAGATCTTGAGATCGATACTGAGAAGTATGAAGTGAGAGTCAGGAACAGAATGGTAAGTCTCACTCCCTTGGAATTCGAGCTTCTAAGGTTCTTAGCCGAAAACGAGGGAAAAGTATTCAGTCGTGATGTTCTTCTCGACAAGCTCTGGGGATACGATTACTACGGCGATACCAGGACTGTTGACGTACATATAAGAAGATTGAGAACGAAGATCGAAGAAGACGCTTCCAATCCGAAGTACATTATTACTGTTAGGGGCAAAGGTTACAAGTTTAGAGATCCCGGAAAGGAAGACTGA
- the fusA gene encoding elongation factor G: MDKIPIDAKRDITLIGHHGSGKTQIVDAMLFNAKLIDRIGILATDSEEVEKEKKASFSMGVTSLPHNDSRIYVIDTPGMSDFYAETASGIFASENIVAVINSTAGLEIQTERFGTIAKELGKGVIAFFNMMDKERAGYEETLTDVADTFERTPVLVQLPIGRENDFRGLVDLVKMRAFIVEDGGRCSEEDIPADLQSSAAEARTKMIEDIVQNDEELMMKYLEGEELSTEELLSAFRKAYLANEVIPVLLGSAAKNIGIQQLLEFVIEVGRKPSETSAKPAKLLSGERIEVKPTEEEPLVAYIFKSVVDPFVGKLTFMKVLSGTLKQGDSFVVVDQDSSEKVGHVMLPEGTKEIEVDEATVGDIVKLSKLKKSAAGNTVAHKDRQLTLELPLMPEPMISKSIQPKSKGDIDKISGGLARLAESDPTFKWENDPETNETVISGLGSVHLEIMIERLKKLFSVDVEVGKPKIAYRETVRKTVEAEYKHKKQTGGHGQYGHVQIKIEPNERGGGFEFIDKIVGGVVPKNYIPAVEKGVVEAMKKGVLASYPVVDSKVTLFYGSYHDVDSSDMSFQIAGRQAFKNGMGEANPVILEPLMDVDVFVPEEATGDIMGEITSRRGRPMGMEPQGKGTSKVVAQVPLAEMLDFANKLSSITSGRGYFTMRFNGYQETPPDVQQKIILERQRELEEQQK, from the coding sequence ATGGACAAGATTCCGATCGATGCCAAAAGAGACATTACACTCATTGGGCACCACGGGTCTGGTAAAACTCAAATTGTTGATGCCATGCTTTTCAATGCAAAGTTAATCGATCGAATAGGCATCCTGGCAACTGATTCTGAAGAAGTTGAAAAAGAGAAGAAAGCAAGTTTCTCTATGGGAGTCACAAGTTTACCCCATAACGACAGCAGAATCTATGTTATCGATACCCCTGGCATGTCGGATTTCTATGCGGAGACTGCAAGCGGCATCTTTGCGTCAGAGAATATTGTGGCGGTCATAAACTCAACAGCCGGGCTAGAGATACAGACCGAGAGGTTTGGGACAATCGCAAAAGAGCTTGGAAAAGGAGTAATTGCGTTCTTCAACATGATGGACAAGGAAAGAGCCGGCTATGAAGAGACCCTTACAGACGTCGCAGACACTTTTGAAAGAACTCCAGTCCTCGTTCAGCTACCGATAGGACGAGAAAACGACTTCAGAGGTCTAGTAGATCTTGTGAAGATGAGGGCATTTATTGTTGAAGACGGAGGAAGATGCAGTGAAGAAGATATCCCCGCGGATCTGCAGTCTTCTGCCGCAGAGGCAAGAACAAAAATGATTGAGGATATCGTCCAGAACGATGAAGAACTGATGATGAAGTATCTGGAGGGAGAAGAACTCTCGACCGAAGAACTGCTTTCAGCCTTCAGGAAGGCCTACCTGGCGAATGAAGTAATACCGGTCCTTCTAGGTTCGGCCGCTAAGAATATTGGAATTCAGCAGCTCCTGGAGTTCGTGATTGAAGTAGGGAGAAAACCTTCTGAGACTTCTGCGAAGCCGGCTAAACTTCTCTCTGGAGAAAGAATTGAAGTCAAGCCCACAGAAGAGGAACCTCTTGTGGCTTACATCTTTAAGTCTGTCGTTGATCCGTTCGTTGGGAAGCTTACTTTTATGAAGGTACTCTCCGGTACTCTGAAGCAGGGGGACTCCTTCGTTGTTGTCGATCAGGATTCCTCTGAGAAGGTTGGTCACGTCATGTTACCAGAGGGTACAAAGGAAATTGAGGTAGATGAGGCAACGGTTGGAGATATAGTCAAGCTGAGCAAACTGAAGAAAAGCGCCGCAGGAAACACTGTGGCTCACAAGGATAGACAGCTGACGCTTGAGCTTCCTTTGATGCCTGAACCGATGATTTCGAAGTCGATTCAGCCGAAATCAAAGGGAGACATAGATAAGATAAGCGGAGGTTTAGCAAGACTGGCTGAATCCGACCCGACTTTTAAGTGGGAAAATGATCCCGAAACCAATGAAACGGTTATCAGCGGTCTTGGTTCTGTGCATCTCGAAATAATGATAGAAAGGCTGAAGAAACTTTTCTCTGTAGATGTCGAAGTTGGAAAACCAAAGATTGCATACAGAGAGACTGTCAGGAAGACTGTTGAAGCTGAATATAAGCACAAGAAACAGACCGGGGGACATGGTCAGTATGGACATGTTCAGATAAAGATTGAGCCAAATGAGCGTGGCGGTGGTTTTGAGTTTATAGATAAAATCGTTGGTGGGGTTGTTCCAAAGAATTACATACCTGCTGTCGAGAAGGGTGTAGTTGAGGCAATGAAGAAGGGCGTGCTGGCTTCTTATCCAGTAGTCGATTCGAAAGTAACGCTATTCTACGGTTCTTACCATGATGTAGATTCTTCAGATATGTCTTTCCAGATAGCTGGCAGGCAGGCGTTCAAGAATGGCATGGGAGAAGCCAATCCCGTAATTCTTGAACCTTTGATGGATGTAGATGTCTTCGTTCCCGAAGAAGCGACAGGGGACATAATGGGTGAGATAACTTCTAGAAGGGGCAGACCAATGGGCATGGAACCTCAAGGGAAGGGTACTTCGAAAGTCGTTGCTCAGGTACCACTTGCGGAAATGCTTGATTTTGCAAACAAGTTAAGCTCCATAACCAGCGGGCGAGGTTACTTTACTATGAGATTCAATGGTTATCAGGAAACGCCGCCCGACGTCCAGCAGAAAATCATTTTGGAGAGACAAAGAGAGCTCGAAGAACAGCAGAAGTAG